The proteins below come from a single Cannabis sativa cultivar Pink pepper isolate KNU-18-1 chromosome 3, ASM2916894v1, whole genome shotgun sequence genomic window:
- the LOC115709690 gene encoding serine/threonine-protein kinase-like protein CCR1, with product MQTHFAIHVFFTALQLSLLLLLPFWFISASGFGSMGPISASFGQDGFFCAIDASGKQDVVCWGKNSSSSSSSSSPSPSSSSSSAYYSDIPPMAALSGGKGFICGILANTSQAYCWSSIRPGIDLVPSVFKTTAYSNVAAGVNHVCAIRGPYYSDHNMGNVDCWDIDITKISSNNTSLTSKESTLFYNQSISNLVFKNLVSGEGFSCGGIREGGLVCWGPNSSSLEVVDVKENFIALASGKVSICGILDTSMEIKCWGDDNDWHSGPPNGSRFVSLAAGSRHFCGIREDNHGVECWGSFNSSAIPKASGFKAIASSDFTTCGIREDDLVLDCWAYNVPSSSSSSSSDSPPLLYDPPLELCSPGLCSPGPCSEREFTFNASILNEADLTNLCVRKDLKICSPCGSNCSDGFFLSSSCTDNSDRVCTACSLCQNSSCWDICGVHSPPEMKKLWHHLHRLVIIIGSSALVLLLILLGGCFVPRLIASKQEEGTKKKQSKNSELETDNNGDIHSLPSSTPCPGLAQVFRLSELKDATNGFKEFNELGRGSYGFVYKAVLPDGRQVAVKRANAATIIHTNSRDFEMELEVLCKIRHCNIVNLLGYCSEMGERLLVYEYMPHGTLYDHLHGGLSPLNWTLRLKISMQAAKGLEYLHKEFVPPIIHRDVKTSNILLDSEWSARIADFGLITSNDKDLSGEDLGSDVYNFGIVLLEILSGRKAYDRDYNPSSLVEWALPLIKQGKAAAIIDRYVALPRNVEPLLKLAEVAELAVRENVNERPSISDIASSLEQIVKEVLIL from the coding sequence ATGCAAACCCACTTCGCCATTCATGTCTTCTTTACAGCTCTGCAACTctctcttctccttcttctaccATTTTGGTTCATTTCTGCATCTGGGTTCGGATCAATGGGACCCATCTCGGCCTCGTTCGGCCAAGATGGATTCTTCTGTGCCATAGACGCGAGCGGTAAGCAAGACGTGGTCTGTTGGGGAAAGAACAgctcttcttcatcatcatcatcatctcccTCTCcatcttcttcctcttcctcgGCTTATTACAGTGATATTCCTCCCATGGCTGCGCTCTCCGGTGGTAAAGGCTTTATTTGTGGCATTTTAGCGAACACTTCTCAAGCATACTGCTGGAGCTCCATCAGACCCGGTATAGATCTCGTACCTTCCGTATTCAAGACCACTGCTTATTCCAACGTCGCCGCCGGCGTCAACCACGTCTGTGCTATCAGAGGACCGTACTACTCGGATCACAACATGGGTAACGTTGACTGCTGGGATATAGATATTACCAAAATCTCATCGAATAATACTAGTTTGACTTCTAAAGAGTCCACTCTGTTTTACAATCAGAGTATTAGTAATCTGGTTTTCAAGAATCTAGTTTCGGGTGAAGGATTCAGCTGTGGTGGGATTAGAGAAGGAGGACTCGTTTGTTGGGGGCCAAACTCATCGAGTTTGGAAGTGGTTGATGTCAAGGAAAATTTCATAGCTTTAGCTTCAGGGAAAGTTTCTATCTGTGGAATCTTGGATACATCAATGGAAATCAAATGTTGGGGTGATGATAATGATTGGCATAGTGGTCCTCCAAATGGGTCTCGTTTTGTTTCTCTAGCAGCTGGTTCTAGACATTTTTGTGGGATTAGAGAAGATAATCATGGAGTTGAATGTTGGGGCAGTTTTAACTCATCTGCTATACCAAAGGCTTCTGGGTTTAAGGCCATCGCTTCTTCTGATTTTACCACTTGTGGGATTAGAGAAGACGATCTAGTACTTGATTGTTGGGCTTATAATgttccatcatcatcatcatcttcttcttcggaTTCACCACCTTTATTATATGATCCACCATTGGAGCTTTGTAGTCCAGGGCTCTGTAGTCCTGGTCCTTGCAGTGAAAGAGAGTTTACTTTCAATGCAAGTATTCTAAATGAGGCAGATTTGACAAACTTGTGTGTTAGGAAAGATCTTAAGATATGCTCCCCATGTGGATCGAACTGTTCTGATGGTTTCTTCTTGTCTAGCTCATGTACTGATAATTCTGATAGAGTTTGTACAGCTTGTTCTCTTTGCCAAAACAGTTCGTGTTGGGATATTTGTGGTGTTCACTCTCCTCCTGAGATGAAAAAGCTTTGGCATCACTTGCATAGACTTGTGATCATAATTGGATCTTCTGCTTTGGTCCTTCTCTTGATTTTACTTGGTGGTTGTTTTGTTCCTCGATTGATTGCTTCTAAACAAGAGGAAGGGACAAAGAAGAAGCAATCCAAAAACTCCGAATTGGAAACAGATAACAATGGAGACATACACTCACTTCCATCTTCTACTCCTTGTCCTGGTTTAGCTCAAGTATTTAGACTCTCTGAGCTAAAAGATGCCACTAATGGTTTCAAGGAGTTTAATGAGCTTGGCAGAGGAAGCTATGGTTTTGTCTACAAGGCTGTGCTCCCTGATGGAAGACAAGTCGCGGTGAAGAGAGCTAATGCTGCTACTATCATTCATACTAACAGTAGAGACTTTGAAATGGAGCTGGAAGTCCTTTGCAAAATCCGCCATTGTAATATTGTGAATTTATTGGGTTATTGTTCTGAGATGGGTGAGAGGTTGTTGGTGTACGAGTATATGCCTCATGGCACCCTTTATGACCATCTCCATGGTGGTCTTTCTCCCTTAAATTGGACCCTTCGATTGAAGATCTCAATGCAGGCTGCAAAGGGACTAGAGTATCTTCACAAGGAGTTTGTGCCTCCAATTATTCATAGAGATGTTAAGACATCAAACATTCTTTTGGATTCCGAATGGAGTGCTCGAATTGCAGATTTCGGCCTCATCACTTCAAATGACAAAGATCTTAGTGGTGAAGATTTGGGGAGTGATGTTTACAACTTCGGGATTGTTCTGCTAGAGATTCTCAGTGGAAGGAAAGCATATGACAGAGATTACAACCCTTCGAGCCTAGTTGAGTGGGCGTTACCTTTGATCAAACAAGGGAAGGCGGCTGCAATAATTGACCGGTATGTAGCTCTTCCAAGAAATGTAGAACCTTTGCTTAAGCTTGCTGAAGTAGCAGAACTGGCTGTGAGAGAAAATGTTAATGAACGTCCTAGCATTTCGGATATAGCATCTTCATTAGAGCAAATTGTGAAGGAAGTACTGATTTTGTAG
- the LOC115709693 gene encoding putative serine/threonine-protein kinase, with product MKFFPPCMICFSSSQKNDIDNSYDEENNENFRLFTYNELRLATNGFSSSNKIGVGGFGTVYKGRLRDESLVGVKVLSIEIESMRGEREFIAELAALSDIKHDNLVGLRGCCVDGATRYLVYDYMENNNLSHTLLGGEQNRLKFSWETRKHISLGIAQGLSYLHEEPRIVHRDIKASNILLDKNFTPKLGDFGLSKILRENSSHISTRVAGTMGYLAPEYAISGRLTRKSDIYSFGVLLLEIVSGRKVVDFDMEHGEHYLVQKAWEAYKGDELIQLVDSVLETNFPEEEAVRFIKIGLLCVQEHARLRPSMATAIKMLANEIELRDVEISQPGLVSDLMSIKMDHQNLSQSTFSKGSTISFQSPRTSYF from the exons ATGAAGTTCTTTCCTCCTTGTATGATTTGCTTCTCCTCTTCTCAAAAAAACGACATTGATAATAGTTATG ATGAGGAAAACAATGAAAACTTCCGGTTATTCACTTATAATGAACTGAGATTAGCCACTAATGGATTCAGCTCATCAAACAAGATTGGAGTAGGTGGTTTTGGCACTGTGTACAAG GGCCGGCTTAGGGATGAAAGTCTAGTTGGGGTAAAAGTTCTTTCTATTGAGATTGAATCCATGAGAGGAGAGAGGGAATTCATAGCTGAATTAGCTGCTCTTTCTGATATCAAGCATGATAATCTAGTTGGCCTTAGAGGTTGCTGTGTTGATGGAGCTACCAGATATTTGGTTTATGATTACATGGAAAACAATAACCTTTCCCACACTTTACTTG GTGGAGAGCAGAATAGACTTAAATTTAGTTGGGAAACAAGAAAACACATTTCATTGGGGATAGCACAAGGACTTTCGTATCTTCATGAGGAACCTCGTATAGTCCACAGAGATATTAAAGCAAGCAATATACTTCTAGACAAAAATTTCACACCAAAACTTGGTGATTTCGGTTTATCAAAGATTTTGAGAGAGAACAGCTCTCATATCAGTACTCGAGTTGCTGGGACAAT GGGTTACCTTGCTCCAGAGTATGCCATTAGTGGTCGTTTGACAAGGAAATCAGATATTTACAGCTTCGGTGTACTGCTCTTGGAGATCGTTAGTGGCCGAAAAGTTGTTGATTTTGACATGGAACATGGAGAGCATTACCTGGTTCAGAAG GCTTGGGAAGCTTACAAGGGTGATGAACTTATTCAGTTAGTTGATTCTGTTCTTGAAACAAACTTTCCTGAAGAAGAAGCAGTGAGATTCATCAAGATCGGACTTCTTTGCGTGCAAGAACATGCCAGGCTGCGGCCATCAATGGCTACCGCAATAAAGATGTTAGCTAACGAGATTGAACTGAGAGATGTTGAGATATCACAACCTGGGCTGGTTTCCGATCTCATGTCTATAAAAATGGACCACCAGAATTTGTCTCAAAGCACTTTCTCAAAGGGCTCCACAATCAGCTTCCAAAGTCCTCGTACATCTTATTTCTGA